A single region of the Acanthopagrus latus isolate v.2019 chromosome 11, fAcaLat1.1, whole genome shotgun sequence genome encodes:
- the lpxn gene encoding leupaxin, translating into MEELDLLLEELALNPTGSESVHEKKSEGPADGEVLGADYSELSKKEKSSVCSNVYSDLPAPVAAEARSSSPTDELDSILQDLMGMAQGDQVPSATPPPLTQKTSIKKKTEGGQQENKESSSSSSTAGSGAKASTTTKKTDTIDDLLGGLSSDLEKIGVRTVAKGHCAACNKSIVGKIITALGQAWHPEHFVCTVCKMELSTTGFFERDGQPYCDKDYHQLFSPRCAYCKGPILHNILTALDQTWHPEHFFCTHCGGRFGPEGFLEKEGKPYCCKDFYHLFAPKCSGCGESVKENYLTAANGTWHPECFVCSDCMKPFTDGCFMEMDGRPLCSLHFHSRQGTLCGSCGEPITGRCISALDRKFHPEHFVCAFCLRQLSQGIFKEQRGKPYCGPCFDKLFV; encoded by the exons ATTTGCTGTTGGAGGAGCTGGCCCTGAACCCAACAGGGTCAGAGAGTGTCCACGAGAAAAAGAGCGAAGGTCCAGCTGATGGAGAG GTGCTGGGTGCAGACTATAGCGAACtcagcaagaaagaaaaaagctcagTCTGCTCAAATGTTTACAG CGATCTGCCTGCTCCTGTGGCGGCTGAAGCGCGCTCCAGCTCACCCACTGATGAGCTGGACTCCATCTTACAGGATCTGATGGGGATGGCACAAGGG GATCAAGTGCCTTCAGCGACTCCACCCCCACTGACACAGAAGACTtccatcaaaaagaaaacagaaggtGGGCAGCAGGAGAAcaaggagagcagcagcagcagcagcacggcaGGTTCAGGTGCAAAGGCCTCGACTAcgacaaagaaaacagacacgATCGATGATCTGCTGGGAGGACTGAGCTCTGACCTGGAGAAGATTGGTGTACGCACCGTGGCCAAGGGCCACTGCGCCGCCTGCAACAAATCCATTGTGGGAAAG ATTATCACAGCGCTGGGTCAAGCGTGGCATCCTGAACACTTTGTGTGTACGGTATGTAAGATGGAGCTGAGCACCACAGGCTTCTTTGAGAGAGATGGACAGCCATACTGTGACAAGGACTACCATCAGCTCTTCTCTCCTCGATGTGCCTACTGCAAGGGGCCCATTCTGCAT AACATCCTGACAGCTCTGGACCAGACCTGGCACCCCGAGCACTTCTTCTGTACACACTGCGGGGGCCGTTTTGGACCTGAAG GTTTCCTAGAAAAGGAAGGGAAGCCTTATTGTTGCAAGGACTTCTACCACCTCTTTGCTCCAAAGTGCTCCGGCTGTGGGGAGTCAGTGAAGGAGAACTACCTGACTGCAGCCAATGGCACCTGGCATCCAGAGTGCTTCGTCTGCTCG GACTGTATGAAGCCTTTCACTGACGGCTGTTTCATGGAGATGGACGGTCGACCCCTCTGCTCACTGCACTTCCACTCCCGGCAGGGCACTCTGTGTGGCAGCTGCGGCGAGCCCATCACGGGCCGCTGCATCTCCGCTCTCGATCGCAAGTTTCACCCCGAGCACTTTGTGTGCGCCTTCTGTCTGCGGCAGCTCAGCCAAGGCATCTTCaaggagcagagagggaagCCATACTGCGGGCCTTGCTTTGACAAACTGTTCGTGTGA